One Saccharopolyspora erythraea NRRL 2338 genomic region harbors:
- a CDS encoding GvpL/GvpF family gas vesicle protein — protein MTTQPRHDAREQGDATAERGVYVYGIIRSPDDLPADLPSVGDDKAPVRLASHRGLSALVSEVPLSRPLGTREDLLAHERVLDTLAEETTVLPMRFGSVVSTVDAVTDELLAPHHEHFESVLSELDGLVQFTVRGKYAEDAHLREVVTEEPEIMRLRESLQDVAEDAGYAERVRLGELVNEAVAKKRQADGEQLVRSLGAAAVATASHEVGGVEDAVDAAFLVDRRRVQEFELALDELAQRWTGRVSLRLLGPLAPYDFLPES, from the coding sequence ATGACCACGCAACCGCGGCACGACGCTCGCGAGCAGGGGGACGCGACCGCGGAGCGCGGCGTCTACGTCTACGGCATCATCCGGTCGCCGGACGACCTGCCCGCCGACCTCCCGTCGGTCGGCGACGACAAGGCGCCGGTCCGGCTGGCTTCGCACCGCGGGCTGAGCGCGCTGGTCAGCGAGGTGCCGCTGTCCCGGCCGCTCGGTACCCGCGAGGACCTGCTCGCGCACGAACGGGTGCTCGACACCCTCGCCGAGGAGACCACGGTGCTGCCGATGCGGTTCGGTTCCGTGGTGAGCACGGTCGACGCCGTCACCGACGAGCTGCTCGCACCGCACCACGAGCACTTCGAGTCGGTGCTGTCCGAACTGGACGGGCTCGTGCAGTTCACGGTGCGGGGCAAGTACGCCGAGGACGCGCACCTGCGCGAGGTCGTGACCGAGGAGCCGGAGATCATGCGGCTCCGCGAGTCGCTGCAGGACGTCGCGGAGGACGCCGGGTACGCCGAGCGGGTCCGCCTGGGCGAACTCGTGAACGAGGCCGTGGCGAAGAAGCGCCAGGCGGACGGCGAACAGCTCGTCCGGTCGCTGGGAGCGGCGGCGGTGGCCACCGCCTCGCACGAGGTCGGGGGCGTCGAGGACGCCGTCGACGCGGCGTTCCTCGTCGACCGCAGACGGGTGCAGGAGTTCGAGCTCGCCCTGGACGAGCTGGCCCAGCGCTGGACCGGACGGGTCTCGTTGCGGCTGCTCGGGCCGCTGGCGCCGTACGACTTCCTACCGGAGAGCTGA
- the gvpJ gene encoding gas vesicle protein GvpJ — MTLANTQAGGGQVQRGGAGSSSLADVVEMILEKGIVIDAFVRVSLVGIELITIDARVVVASVDTYLRFAEATNRLDLHAKGGKDLPELMQGMSQGVTQGGAHGKTKGVLDAAKEKIDEFRTEEPERERQPARRRESRGRERGES, encoded by the coding sequence ATGACGCTCGCCAACACGCAGGCCGGAGGAGGCCAGGTCCAGCGCGGCGGAGCCGGTAGCAGCAGCCTGGCCGACGTCGTCGAGATGATCCTGGAGAAGGGCATCGTCATCGACGCCTTCGTCCGGGTCTCGCTGGTGGGGATCGAGCTGATCACGATCGACGCCCGCGTCGTCGTGGCCAGTGTGGACACCTACCTGAGGTTCGCCGAGGCCACCAACCGCCTGGACCTGCACGCCAAGGGCGGCAAGGACCTCCCCGAGCTCATGCAGGGCATGTCGCAGGGCGTGACCCAGGGCGGCGCGCACGGCAAGACCAAGGGAGTGCTCGACGCCGCCAAGGAGAAGATCGACGAGTTCCGCACCGAGGAGCCCGAGCGGGAGCGCCAGCCCGCGCGGCGCCGCGAGTCGCGCGGCCGGGAGCGTGGTGAGTCATGA
- a CDS encoding SRPBCC family protein, with protein MAEPEHGRAATGDVGKLLQDLPLDPLKSGLQDLLGAIAERAAGVLTDKVEGMTERLTESAGNGGAGLLAAVTGGKALASGKSPVSAALSAGLTGAKEKVKEAVGLGGGGKGGKGGKKGKAKVVNIIETNDFGLPLRVVYDKWTQFEDFPDMTKKVESVDQQSDEAVNWRARIFFSRRNWEATIVEQVPDSHIVWTSKGAKGTVDGAISFHELAPNLTRVLLVVEYYPDGFFEKTANLWRAQGRRVRADFKYIKRHMMTRTILEQDEIEGWRGEIRDREVVKTHDDALAEEQEREPGREEEDREREEGYAEDYGDEEEFGDEEDEYRDEDEDREYADEEEDRDHDAGERDRYEEEEHADEEPAEEEEDRSSRRQQPTTSGRRG; from the coding sequence ATGGCTGAACCGGAGCACGGGCGCGCGGCGACGGGCGACGTGGGCAAGCTGCTGCAGGACCTGCCGCTCGACCCGTTGAAGAGCGGCCTGCAGGACCTGCTGGGCGCGATCGCCGAGCGTGCGGCGGGCGTGCTCACCGACAAGGTCGAGGGCATGACCGAGCGGCTGACCGAGTCCGCGGGCAACGGGGGCGCCGGACTGCTGGCCGCGGTGACCGGCGGCAAGGCGCTCGCGTCCGGGAAGTCCCCGGTGTCCGCCGCACTGAGCGCCGGACTGACCGGAGCCAAGGAGAAGGTCAAGGAGGCGGTCGGCTTGGGCGGTGGCGGCAAGGGCGGCAAGGGCGGCAAGAAGGGCAAGGCCAAGGTCGTCAACATCATCGAGACCAACGACTTCGGGCTGCCGCTGCGCGTGGTCTACGACAAGTGGACCCAGTTCGAGGACTTCCCCGACATGACCAAGAAGGTCGAGAGCGTCGACCAGCAGTCCGACGAGGCGGTCAACTGGCGCGCGCGGATCTTCTTCTCCCGGCGCAACTGGGAGGCCACGATCGTCGAGCAGGTCCCCGACTCCCACATCGTCTGGACTTCCAAGGGCGCCAAGGGAACCGTGGACGGCGCGATCTCATTCCACGAGCTCGCCCCGAACCTGACGCGCGTGCTGCTGGTCGTCGAGTACTACCCGGATGGTTTCTTCGAGAAGACCGCGAACCTCTGGCGGGCGCAGGGGCGCCGCGTGCGCGCGGATTTCAAGTACATCAAACGCCACATGATGACCCGCACGATCCTCGAGCAGGACGAGATCGAGGGCTGGCGGGGCGAGATCCGCGACCGCGAGGTCGTCAAGACCCACGACGACGCGCTCGCCGAGGAGCAGGAGCGGGAGCCCGGCCGCGAGGAGGAGGACCGCGAACGCGAGGAGGGCTACGCCGAGGACTACGGGGACGAGGAGGAATTCGGCGACGAAGAGGACGAGTACCGGGACGAGGACGAGGACCGGGAGTACGCGGACGAAGAGGAGGACCGCGACCACGACGCCGGCGAGCGCGACCGCTACGAGGAGGAGGAACACGCCGACGAGGAACCGGCCGAGGAGGAGGAAGACCGCAGCAGCCGCAGGCAGCAACCGACAACGTCAGGCAGGAGAGGGTGA
- a CDS encoding 8-amino-7-oxononanoate synthase: MPPISRESAFAWIDRGLDERDRAGLTRTLLPRDSADSLLDLAGNDYLGLSRHPAVIGAAAEAAARWGAGSTGSRLVTGTTELHHELEEELAATYGTEAALVFSSGYAANLAVLTALTEPDSLIVSDQHNHASLVDGCRLSRARTEVFPHADVWRADGLLRAHDGPALVVTESVFSVDGDVAALRELHDVVGAHGAALFVDDAHGFGIIGPGGAGAFSEAGLVTPPDAVATATLSEALGTQGGAVLGPRRVIRHLTQTARTFVFDAGLAPACAGAALAALRVLSREPGRGKRVRLVAEQLHEGLINAGLVVNPPGAAVLSLPAGSPSNAVEWAAACRAGGVAVGCFRPPAVPDSTSRLRLTARADLTEQQIAQAVRVIADAAPHHLRL, encoded by the coding sequence ATGCCACCGATCAGCCGGGAGTCGGCGTTCGCCTGGATCGACCGCGGTCTCGACGAGCGGGACCGCGCCGGGTTGACCCGCACGCTGCTGCCCCGCGACTCCGCGGACTCGCTGCTCGACCTGGCCGGCAACGACTACCTCGGCCTGTCCCGCCACCCCGCCGTGATCGGCGCCGCGGCCGAGGCCGCCGCCCGGTGGGGTGCCGGTTCGACCGGCTCGCGGCTGGTCACGGGTACCACGGAGCTGCACCACGAGCTCGAGGAAGAGCTCGCGGCGACCTACGGCACCGAGGCCGCGCTGGTGTTCTCCTCCGGCTACGCGGCGAACCTGGCCGTGCTCACCGCGCTGACCGAACCGGACTCGCTGATCGTCTCCGACCAGCACAACCACGCCTCGCTGGTCGACGGCTGCCGCCTCTCCCGCGCCCGGACCGAGGTGTTCCCCCACGCCGACGTCTGGCGGGCCGACGGACTGCTGCGCGCGCACGACGGGCCCGCGCTGGTGGTGACCGAATCGGTGTTCTCGGTCGACGGCGACGTCGCCGCGCTGCGCGAACTGCACGACGTCGTCGGTGCGCACGGTGCGGCGCTGTTCGTCGACGACGCGCACGGCTTCGGCATCATCGGGCCCGGCGGGGCCGGCGCGTTCAGCGAAGCCGGCCTGGTCACCCCGCCCGACGCCGTCGCCACCGCCACGCTGTCGGAGGCCCTCGGCACGCAGGGCGGTGCGGTGCTCGGGCCGCGCCGGGTGATCAGGCACCTGACCCAGACCGCACGCACGTTCGTCTTCGACGCCGGTCTGGCGCCCGCGTGCGCGGGCGCGGCGCTGGCGGCGCTGCGCGTGCTGAGCCGCGAACCCGGCCGCGGGAAGCGCGTCCGGCTGGTCGCCGAGCAGTTGCACGAGGGCCTCATCAACGCCGGACTGGTCGTCAACCCGCCAGGTGCGGCGGTGCTGTCGCTGCCCGCCGGGTCACCGTCCAACGCGGTGGAGTGGGCCGCGGCGTGCCGTGCCGGCGGTGTCGCCGTCGGATGCTTCCGCCCGCCCGCGGTGCCGGACTCGACGTCACGACTGCGCCTGACCGCCCGCGCCGACCTCACCGAGCAGCAGATCGCGCAGGCCGTGCGGGTCATCGCCGACGCCGCACCACACCACCTGCGCCTCTGA
- the bioD gene encoding dethiobiotin synthase: protein MSVLVITGTGTEVGKTVVTAAIAALAPGRVAVLKAAQTGVAAGEDGDVAEVARLAGPVTAVELARYPEPLAPATAARRAGAPPVRPAQVAEAARELDREHDLVLVEGAGGLLVRYDDGGTLADVAVALSAPVLVVAHGGLGTLNAAALTAEALRARGVECAGVVVGSWPSAPDLACRCNLDDLPEVTGAPLLGVLPEGAAADPAAFGDIARAGLAPALGGRWSR from the coding sequence ATGTCCGTTCTCGTCATCACCGGTACCGGCACCGAGGTCGGCAAGACCGTCGTCACGGCGGCGATAGCCGCTCTCGCACCCGGTCGCGTGGCGGTGCTGAAGGCCGCGCAGACCGGTGTCGCCGCGGGCGAGGACGGCGACGTCGCCGAGGTCGCGCGCCTGGCGGGTCCGGTGACGGCGGTCGAGCTGGCCCGCTACCCGGAGCCGCTGGCCCCGGCCACGGCCGCCCGCCGAGCGGGCGCGCCGCCGGTCCGGCCGGCGCAGGTCGCCGAGGCGGCCCGGGAGCTGGACCGCGAACACGACCTGGTGCTCGTCGAGGGCGCGGGCGGACTGCTGGTCCGGTACGACGACGGCGGCACGCTCGCCGACGTCGCGGTCGCGTTATCGGCGCCGGTGCTGGTCGTAGCCCACGGGGGCCTGGGCACGCTCAATGCCGCCGCGCTCACCGCCGAGGCGTTGCGGGCGCGCGGTGTCGAGTGCGCGGGCGTGGTCGTCGGGAGCTGGCCTTCGGCTCCGGACCTGGCGTGCCGGTGCAACCTCGACGACCTGCCGGAGGTGACGGGGGCTCCGTTGCTCGGCGTCCTGCCCGAAGGCGCCGCCGCCGACCCGGCCGCTTTCGGCGACATCGCGCGGGCGGGCCTCGCCCCGGCCCTCGGCGGTCGGTGGAGCCGCTGA
- a CDS encoding FAD-dependent oxidoreductase yields the protein MSAEPVLVIGAGVQGLTSGIVLAEAGVPVRIRTAERPRDTTSAVAGAMWGPAMLRPADRVLRWVTRSYAEFTALCRDSASGVHLAPGRMAARFDLGDVVPPEAHLLDDLRKCTPDELPEGFVSGYHATVPLIDMPKYLDHLVDRFRAAGGELVVSPVPTLGEAVAEARVVVNCTGVGARELVGDPAVHPVRGQHVVVANPGVQEYFIELTTDSEFTGYMPHGDRVVLGGVAVEHDWNLVPSRTVSEGILRRCAEVEPKLDGAEVRDEIVGLRPGREQVRLEVEHFEGSRIVHDYGHAGCGVALSWGCAFEVADLVGA from the coding sequence GTGAGCGCTGAGCCCGTGCTCGTCATCGGAGCCGGGGTGCAGGGTCTGACCTCGGGAATCGTCCTCGCCGAAGCCGGGGTGCCGGTCCGCATCCGCACCGCCGAGCGTCCCCGCGACACCACCTCCGCCGTCGCGGGCGCCATGTGGGGACCGGCGATGCTCCGGCCGGCCGACCGCGTCCTGCGATGGGTCACCCGCTCGTATGCGGAGTTCACGGCGCTGTGCCGCGACAGCGCGTCGGGCGTGCACCTGGCACCGGGCCGGATGGCGGCCCGCTTCGACCTGGGCGACGTCGTCCCGCCGGAAGCGCATCTCCTCGACGACCTGCGCAAATGCACGCCCGACGAGCTACCGGAGGGCTTCGTCAGCGGCTACCACGCCACCGTGCCGCTCATCGACATGCCGAAGTACCTGGACCACCTCGTCGACCGCTTCCGGGCCGCGGGCGGCGAACTGGTGGTCAGCCCGGTGCCGACGCTGGGCGAGGCGGTCGCCGAGGCGCGGGTCGTGGTGAACTGCACCGGCGTCGGGGCCCGCGAGCTGGTCGGCGACCCCGCCGTGCACCCGGTGCGCGGCCAGCACGTGGTGGTGGCCAACCCGGGCGTGCAGGAGTACTTCATCGAGCTGACCACGGACTCCGAGTTCACCGGCTACATGCCGCACGGCGACCGGGTGGTGCTCGGCGGCGTGGCGGTGGAGCACGACTGGAACCTGGTGCCGTCCCGCACGGTGAGCGAGGGCATCCTGCGCCGCTGCGCGGAGGTCGAACCGAAGCTCGACGGCGCCGAGGTCCGAGACGAGATCGTCGGACTGCGCCCCGGGCGCGAGCAGGTCCGGCTGGAGGTCGAGCACTTCGAGGGCTCGCGGATCGTGCACGACTACGGCCACGCCGGGTGCGGGGTCGCCCTGTCCTGGGGCTGCGCCTTCGAGGTCGCCGACCTCGTCGGAGCCTGA
- a CDS encoding 4a-hydroxytetrahydrobiopterin dehydratase → MAELLTDDQISSALEHLPEWRHEEGELTRSVELASFPQAIQVVNRIAEIAEQENHHPDIDVRWRNLTFHCVTHSKGGITQADVSMAQEIDSAIDAFQQS, encoded by the coding sequence ATGGCAGAGCTGCTGACCGACGACCAGATCTCCAGTGCCCTCGAACACCTGCCGGAGTGGCGGCACGAGGAGGGCGAGCTCACCCGCAGCGTCGAGCTGGCCAGCTTCCCGCAGGCCATCCAGGTGGTGAACCGGATCGCCGAGATCGCCGAGCAGGAGAACCACCACCCCGACATCGACGTCCGCTGGCGGAACCTGACCTTCCACTGCGTCACGCACTCCAAGGGCGGGATAACGCAGGCCGACGTGTCGATGGCCCAGGAGATCGACTCCGCCATCGACGCCTTCCAGCAGAGCTGA
- a CDS encoding thiamine ABC transporter substrate-binding protein → MNRFLRLAGAAALAALTASCSLAGTQNQDQSARTVTLVAHDSFVADEKLLAKFQETTGIRINVLNSGDAGELTNKLVLSKASPIGDVAYGVDSTFASRALREGVFEPHRAPNADQGPQRYALEPENRLSAVDVADVCVNIDTGWFAQRGLPEPANLRDLADPRYRDLFSVPDPTTSSPGLAFLLSTVAAFGENGWQDYWRQLAANGTKVSSGWEEAYNQDFSGSAGKGPRPIVLSYASSPAAEVNPDGSPRTKALTGTCYRQVEYAGVLRGAKDPEAAGRVVDFLLSPEFQAQVADTMYVYPSVRDVPLPQSWVVSAPLPPQPAELPAQQVEQNRDRWVEQWRAVVRG, encoded by the coding sequence TTGAACCGTTTCCTGCGACTCGCCGGGGCCGCAGCGCTGGCCGCGCTGACCGCGAGCTGCTCGCTCGCCGGCACGCAGAACCAGGACCAGTCCGCGCGCACCGTCACGCTGGTCGCGCACGACTCGTTCGTCGCCGACGAGAAGCTGCTGGCGAAGTTCCAGGAGACCACCGGCATCCGCATCAACGTCCTCAACAGCGGTGACGCCGGGGAGCTGACAAACAAGCTGGTGCTGTCCAAGGCGAGCCCGATCGGCGACGTCGCCTACGGCGTCGACTCGACCTTCGCCTCCCGCGCGCTGCGCGAGGGCGTGTTCGAACCGCACCGGGCGCCCAACGCCGACCAGGGGCCGCAGCGCTACGCGCTGGAGCCGGAGAACCGGCTCAGCGCCGTGGACGTCGCCGACGTGTGCGTCAACATCGACACCGGGTGGTTCGCCCAGCGCGGCCTGCCCGAGCCGGCGAACCTGCGCGACCTGGCCGATCCCCGCTACCGCGACCTGTTCTCCGTCCCGGACCCGACGACGTCCTCACCCGGCCTGGCGTTCCTGCTCAGCACCGTCGCCGCCTTCGGCGAGAACGGCTGGCAGGACTACTGGCGCCAGCTCGCCGCCAACGGCACGAAGGTGTCGTCGGGCTGGGAGGAGGCGTACAACCAGGACTTCTCCGGATCGGCGGGCAAGGGGCCGCGGCCGATCGTGCTGTCCTACGCGTCCTCGCCCGCGGCGGAGGTGAACCCGGACGGTTCGCCACGCACGAAGGCGCTGACCGGCACCTGCTACCGCCAGGTCGAGTACGCGGGCGTGCTGCGCGGCGCGAAGGACCCGGAGGCGGCGGGCCGGGTCGTCGACTTCCTGCTCTCACCGGAGTTCCAGGCGCAGGTCGCCGACACCATGTACGTCTACCCGTCGGTGCGCGACGTGCCGTTGCCGCAGAGCTGGGTGGTCAGCGCCCCGCTGCCGCCGCAACCCGCCGAGCTGCCCGCGCAGCAGGTGGAGCAGAACCGCGACCGTTGGGTGGAGCAGTGGCGCGCGGTGGTGCGGGGCTGA
- a CDS encoding ABC transporter permease → MARGGAGLTAPARAGSGHRTAVGVAAAVVLGFLGLFFAWPVAAILGLGAGGGVTGVLADPATWRLVAFTLGQAAGSTLLALLAGMPLAYVLARVAIPGKAVLRAMIMVPFVLPTLVVGMAFRALLGGADGVSVLGIMLANGFFNVAVVARTVGGLWTHLDRRVEDTARSLGASRLRAFTSVTLPALLPALGSALAVVFLFCSTSFGVVLVLGGGQYRTLETEIYLRTVQLLDLRGAAALSLLQLAAVVASLVIAALARRRRETALRLRKAEETARPPQGGEWWVVGAAGVVVAALATPVVSLLLRSVSTRDGWSLAGYRALAGTGERGTLQVSGIDAALNSVRTAADATWLSLLIGLLASFVLIGVQRRTTAEVLDTVLMLPLGVSAVTVGFGYLVTLDALPGDLRTSPLLVPFAQALVVTPLVIRMVLPVLRSIDTRLRQAAATLGANPWRVRWEIDVPLAARAVVAAAGFGFVVALGEFGATSFLARPDTPTLPVAIGRLVSRPGELNSQMAYAACALLMIVTIVAVIAIERVRGRTESVGEF, encoded by the coding sequence GTGGCGCGCGGTGGTGCGGGGCTGACCGCGCCCGCCCGGGCGGGAAGCGGCCACCGGACCGCGGTCGGGGTGGCCGCGGCGGTGGTGCTCGGCTTCCTCGGCCTGTTCTTCGCGTGGCCGGTCGCGGCGATCCTGGGCCTCGGCGCCGGCGGCGGCGTCACCGGTGTCCTGGCCGATCCGGCGACGTGGCGGCTGGTCGCGTTCACCCTCGGCCAGGCCGCGGGCTCGACGCTGCTGGCGCTGCTGGCCGGGATGCCGCTCGCCTACGTCCTGGCACGGGTCGCGATCCCGGGCAAGGCCGTGCTGCGGGCCATGATCATGGTGCCGTTCGTGCTGCCGACCCTGGTCGTCGGCATGGCCTTCCGGGCGCTGCTCGGCGGCGCCGACGGCGTCAGCGTGCTGGGCATCATGCTCGCCAACGGCTTCTTCAACGTCGCGGTCGTCGCCCGCACCGTCGGCGGCCTGTGGACGCACCTCGACCGCCGGGTTGAGGACACCGCCAGGTCGCTGGGAGCCTCGCGGCTGCGGGCCTTCACGTCGGTGACGCTGCCCGCCCTGCTGCCCGCTCTCGGATCGGCGCTGGCGGTGGTCTTCCTGTTCTGCTCCACCAGCTTCGGCGTCGTGCTGGTGCTGGGCGGAGGCCAGTACCGGACCCTGGAGACCGAGATCTACCTGCGGACGGTGCAACTGCTCGACCTGCGGGGCGCGGCGGCGCTGTCGCTGCTGCAACTCGCCGCCGTCGTCGCGTCGCTGGTGATCGCCGCGCTGGCGCGCCGGCGACGGGAAACGGCGTTGCGGCTGCGCAAGGCCGAGGAGACCGCGCGCCCGCCGCAGGGCGGCGAATGGTGGGTCGTCGGCGCGGCGGGCGTCGTCGTCGCAGCGCTGGCCACACCGGTCGTGAGCCTGCTGCTGCGGTCGGTGTCCACCCGGGACGGCTGGAGCCTGGCCGGCTACCGCGCCCTGGCGGGCACCGGCGAGCGCGGCACGCTCCAGGTGTCGGGCATCGACGCGGCGCTGAACTCGGTGCGCACCGCGGCGGACGCGACCTGGCTGTCCCTGCTCATCGGGTTGCTGGCCTCGTTCGTGCTGATCGGCGTGCAGCGCAGGACGACGGCAGAGGTGCTGGACACGGTGCTGATGCTGCCGCTGGGCGTGTCGGCGGTGACCGTCGGCTTCGGCTACCTCGTCACGCTCGACGCCCTGCCCGGCGACCTGCGCACCTCGCCGCTGCTGGTGCCCTTCGCGCAGGCACTGGTCGTGACGCCGCTGGTGATCCGCATGGTGCTGCCGGTGCTGCGGTCCATCGACACCCGCCTGCGGCAGGCGGCGGCAACCCTCGGCGCGAACCCCTGGCGGGTGCGGTGGGAGATCGACGTGCCGCTCGCGGCGCGGGCGGTGGTCGCGGCGGCCGGCTTCGGCTTCGTGGTGGCACTCGGCGAGTTCGGCGCGACCAGCTTCCTGGCCCGGCCGGACACGCCGACGCTGCCGGTCGCCATCGGCAGGCTCGTCTCCCGGCCGGGGGAGCTCAACAGCCAGATGGCCTACGCGGCGTGCGCGCTGCTGATGATCGTCACCATCGTCGCGGTGATCGCGATCGAGCGCGTGCG